A stretch of the Veillonella parvula DSM 2008 genome encodes the following:
- the hemQ gene encoding hydrogen peroxide-dependent heme synthase has product MGKAIPTVEGWHSQHMVFAMDFSAWNCFTEDEKVAARNELKAFLADLEAKHQAKEGSYAFYDCNGAKGDLILWILGPSLEYLAQVERKFRRLAIASVLVQTYSYTSVTEVSTYVKAKLDTEEVNQKLYPHVPRDKYICFYNMSKKREGDDNWFMLPPQERGALMKSHGELGKTYLDVLSEFTTGGCGLDDWEWGITIFSNDDIQFKKIVYDMRFEVASAKYGIFSDFYVGTIIDDTLLEEIFG; this is encoded by the coding sequence ATGGGAAAAGCAATCCCTACAGTAGAAGGTTGGCATAGCCAACACATGGTATTCGCCATGGATTTCAGCGCATGGAACTGTTTTACAGAGGATGAAAAAGTAGCAGCGCGCAATGAATTAAAAGCATTCTTAGCTGACCTTGAAGCTAAACATCAAGCTAAAGAAGGTAGCTATGCATTCTATGATTGTAATGGAGCAAAAGGGGATTTAATTCTATGGATTCTCGGCCCATCCCTTGAATACTTGGCTCAAGTAGAACGTAAATTCCGCCGTCTTGCCATTGCAAGCGTATTAGTACAAACATACTCTTATACATCTGTAACAGAAGTAAGCACCTATGTTAAGGCTAAACTCGATACAGAGGAAGTTAACCAAAAACTATATCCTCATGTACCTCGCGATAAATATATCTGTTTCTATAATATGTCTAAAAAACGCGAAGGTGATGATAACTGGTTCATGCTACCACCTCAAGAACGTGGTGCATTAATGAAATCTCATGGCGAACTTGGTAAAACATATTTAGACGTTTTATCTGAATTCACTACAGGTGGCTGTGGCCTAGACGACTGGGAATGGGGCATTACCATCTTTAGTAATGACGACATCCAATTCAAAAAAATCGTATACGATATGCGCTTCGAAGTAGCCAGTGCAAAATACGGCATCTTCAGCGACTTCTATGTTGGTACCATCATCGATGATACACTACTAGAAGAAATCTTTGGATAA
- a CDS encoding MFS transporter, translating to MNELKMPQVGASRSEIVANWQPENPEFWEKFGKKIAKQNLVISTIALTLSFCVWYLWATIAAQLNSAGFNFTTDQLFTLAALPGLVGATLRFVYTYMPALLGGKNWTFISTIILLVPVVWLGFAVQDTTTSYATFMILTALIGLAGGNFSSSMAYIGNFFPKSEKGTALGINGGVGNLGISVIYFLAPFAMGSAALGSVFGVTPTIIKGNAVYLANAAFMWVVPLVVILALMTRFMDNLPLEKPNPKNLVQIFGNKHTWALTLLYTCSFGAFSGYAAALGLLVGKEFPEIPFASIAFIGPLVAGALRPVGGWLADKINSGTKVTFISLIGLCASTALIAVGVDMHNFPFFFAMSVLTFVCCGFATGATFRMIPHVFGNPLLSSLITGFVAAVASYGAFITPKIFGFVYSMFGNIHPAFAVLLAFNLVTVSVCYWFYVRKGANMNV from the coding sequence ATGAACGAACTAAAAATGCCTCAAGTAGGTGCAAGCCGCAGCGAAATCGTGGCTAATTGGCAACCGGAGAATCCGGAATTTTGGGAAAAGTTTGGCAAAAAAATTGCTAAACAAAACCTCGTTATATCCACTATTGCCTTAACACTTTCATTCTGTGTTTGGTACTTATGGGCAACCATTGCGGCTCAGCTAAATAGCGCTGGATTTAACTTTACTACTGATCAATTATTTACATTGGCTGCCTTACCAGGCCTAGTAGGTGCCACATTGCGATTTGTATACACATACATGCCAGCACTGTTAGGCGGTAAAAACTGGACATTTATTTCCACAATTATCTTATTAGTTCCTGTTGTGTGGCTCGGCTTTGCTGTACAAGATACAACAACTTCTTATGCGACATTTATGATTTTAACAGCCCTTATCGGTTTAGCAGGTGGCAACTTCTCATCCTCTATGGCATACATTGGTAACTTCTTCCCTAAATCTGAAAAAGGCACAGCTCTTGGTATCAACGGTGGCGTTGGTAATCTTGGCATTTCTGTAATCTACTTCCTAGCTCCATTTGCTATGGGATCTGCGGCTTTAGGTAGTGTATTTGGTGTAACGCCAACAATTATTAAGGGTAACGCAGTATATCTAGCTAATGCAGCTTTCATGTGGGTTGTACCTCTTGTTGTTATCCTTGCATTGATGACTCGCTTCATGGATAACCTACCTCTAGAAAAACCAAATCCTAAAAACCTCGTACAAATCTTTGGTAACAAGCACACATGGGCGTTAACATTGCTCTATACATGTTCTTTCGGTGCATTCTCTGGTTACGCAGCAGCACTTGGTCTATTAGTAGGCAAAGAATTCCCTGAAATTCCATTTGCTTCCATCGCATTTATAGGTCCACTCGTAGCAGGTGCCCTTCGTCCTGTGGGTGGTTGGTTAGCAGATAAAATCAATAGTGGTACAAAAGTTACCTTTATTAGTCTTATCGGCTTATGTGCATCTACCGCATTAATTGCAGTTGGTGTAGATATGCACAACTTCCCATTCTTCTTTGCAATGTCCGTATTAACCTTTGTATGCTGTGGTTTTGCTACCGGTGCAACATTCCGTATGATTCCACACGTATTTGGCAATCCATTGCTCTCCTCTTTAATTACAGGTTTCGTAGCCGCTGTAGCTTCATACGGTGCCTTCATTACACCTAAGATTTTTGGCTTTGTATATTCCATGTTCGGCAATATTCACCCAGCCTTTGCTGTATTACTTGCGTTCAACCTTGTAACTGTATCTGTGTGCTACTGGTTCTATGTGCGTAAAGGTGCAAATATGAACGTATAA